In Xanthomonas campestris pv. phormiicola, the DNA window GACGACGCCCGGCTGCTGACCCCGTGGAGCGACACCCTGGTGTACGAGACGCACGTGCGCGGCTACACCATGCGCCATCCGCAGGTACCGCAGGAGCTGCGCGGCACCTGCGCCGGCCTGGCCCAGGAACCGGTGCTGCGCTACATCAAGGAACTGGGCGTCAGCGCGGTGGAACTGCTGCCGGTGCATGCCTATCTCGACGACCAGCACCTGCTCGACAAGGATCTGCGCAACTACTGGGGCTACAACACCCTGGGCTTCTTCGCGATCAAGTCGCGCTACCTGGCCAGCGGCCACCGCGACGAATTCCGCGACATGGTCAAGGCCATGCACCGCCAGGGCCTGGAGGTCATCCTCGACGTGGTCTACAACCACACCGCCGAAGGCAGCGAACTGGGCCCCACCCTGTCGTTCCGCGGCATCGACAACGCCAGCTACTACCGCCTGGCCGAAGACAAGCGCTACTACATCAACGATACCGGCACCGGCAACACGCTGAACCTGAGCAACTCGCGGGTGATCCAGTTCGTCAACGATTCGCTGCGCTACTGGGCCGGCGAGATGCACGTGGACGGCTTCCGCTTCGACCTGGCCACCATCCTCGGCCGCGAACCCACCGGCTTCGACCAGCGCGGCGGCTTCCTGGATGCGTGCAACCAGGACCCGTTGCTGTCGGAAGTGAAGCTGATCGCCGAGCCGTGGGACTGCGGCCCGGGCGGGTACCAGGTCGGGCATTTTCCGCCGGGCTGGTCGGAGTGGAACGACAAGTTCCGCGACAACGCCCGCGCGTTCTGGAAGGGCGACGACGGCATGCTCGCCGAGTTCGCGACCCGCTTCACCGGCTCGGCCGACCTGTTCGATCGCCGCGGCCGCCGGCCCTGGGCCTCGGTCAACTTCATCACCGCGCACGACGGCTTCACCCTGCGCGACCTGGTCAGCTACAACGAAAAGCACAACGACGCCAACGGCGAGGACAACCGCGACGGCTCGTCCAACGACGGCTCCTGCAACCATGGCGAGGAAGGCGCGACCGACAACGCCGGGATCCTGCAACTGCGCGAGCGGCAGATGAAGAACCTGCTGGCCACGCTGCTGCTGGCGCAAGGCACGCCGATGCTGCTCGCCGGCGACGAACGCGCGCAGAGCCAGGGCGGCAACAACAACGCCTATTGCCAGGACAACGAGATCACCTGGCTCGACTGGCACAACGACCCCACCGAGGGCCGGCTGACCGCGTTCGTGCAGGCGCTGAGCGCATTGCGCAAGCGCTATCCGATCCTGACCCGCGGGCGCTTCCTCAACGGCCAGTACAACGAGCAGGCCGGCGTGCGCGACCTGACCTGGCTCAACCCAGGCGGCGCGGAAATGGAGGACGCGCACTGGACCGATGCCGGCGCACGCGCCGTCGGGCTGCTGCTGGAAGGCAAGGCGCAGACCTCCGGGGTCAAGGAACTGGCCAACGACGACACGCTGCTCATCGTCGTCAACGCCTACCACGAAGGGGTGAACTTCACCCTGCCCGCGTCCGAGGAGGAACTGCACTGGAAGCTGGTGCTCTCCACCGATGAGGCGTTGCAGATCGACAGCATGCCCGCCGGCGCCAGCGACTTCCTGGCCCCGCCGCGCAGCGTCAGCGTGTTCGAATGCCAGGTGCCGCAGCCTGCTTGAAGTGAAAACAGGCCTAGCCGGGAACAGCAAGCCGGTTATCGCATGCGCCGCGGCGCCACCTGCGGCAGCGCAACCCGAGCGCAGACTTCGGGACGCGAAGACGGCGCATAGGCGCGCCGTCATCGCGCCACTCGTATCGAGCGTCCACGGCCGCGAAAAGCAAGAAGGCCGCACATGGTCGCCGCCAGCCTTGTCCAAGGCTGGCGGAACGCAAAGCACACGCCTGCAGGCAACCCAGCCATTGCAGCGGCTGGCGCGTGCTGCAACGACGCAGCGCCTGAGCGCGCAAACTTTCCAGCGCCTAAACGGCAGATTTGACTGGCCAAATCTTCACTCGCGGCATACCGCGCTGCGCGCAGTTTGGCGATGCCCGCTCAAGGGCGCTCACTACCCGCGGAGTCAACGATGGACAAGAATCGCACTGAAGGCGCCAAGAATCAGGTCAAGGGCACCGTGAAGGAAGCCGTCGGCAAGGTCACCGGCAACAAGTTGAAGGAAGTCGAAGGCAAACTGCAGAAGGGCGCCGGCAAGGTTCAAAGCGCAGTCGGCAAGGCGCGCGACAACGCCCGCAACTGAGGACCTTGCAAGCAGCCGGGTTCGAGCGCTTCTGGCGACGGCCGACCACGCGCTGTGGTGGGAAGCCGAGCAGATGTTGCTTGCGCCCGGCGGCAACGGCCAGAGCATCGGGCCGTGTACGCGATGGGCTGCAGCCATGCATCGGCTGGGCGTCGGCAATGACGGTTGGAGTGATTGGCCGGCCGGACGTATGACCGCTCAAACACCCCGATGCCTGCCACGCATCGCGCGAACCAGGAACGGTCACGGCGGCCATGGATCTGGACCGCACGAACACTGAACCTGTCCCACTGAAACGGACGCCAGGAAGCGATACTTTCATCGCAACCTGGAGGTTCCCATGCAACGCATTACCCGTCGTCGCTACACGGACGATTTCAAGGCCCAGGCGATCGCCTTGGCAGAGTCGATTGGTCGCGCCAAGGCGGCCCGTCAGTTGGACATGTCGGTCAAGACGTTGGGCAATTGGGTGGACGCTGCGCGTGCCGGCCGGCCGTGCAGTTCTCCCAGCCGCAAGCCGGTGAGTGAGGTGGAGAGCGAACTGGCTCAGCTACGGGCCGAGAACGCCACGCTCAAAATGGAGCGCGAAATCCTAAAAAAAGCGACGGCGTTCTTTGCCAGGGAGTCCAAGTGAGGTACGCCTTCGTCGCGCGTGAACGGACTCACTATCCGATCCGGATGTTGTGCCGCGTGCTGGCCGTGTCGGTCTCCGGCTTCCATGGGGACCTGCACCGCCGCGATCGCCCGGACCCGGAGGCGGCCCTGCGCGCCGACCTGCGCACGCTCCACGCCGGCAGCCGTGGCACCTACGGGCGCCCGCGCATGGTCCGTGCGCTGCGCGCATGCGCGCACGCCGTGGGCCACAAGCGCGTGGCCCGGCTGATGCGGGAGGAGGGGCTGCGTGGCAAGACCAAGGGCCGCTTCACGCCGCGCACGACGGACAGTCGGCATGGCCGGCCGGTGGCCGAGAACCGTCTGGATCGTCAGTTCGCGGTGGACAGCACGGTGCCGGCCTGGGCCGGTGACATCACCTACGTCCCGACCCGCGAGGGCTGGCTGTATCTGGCCACCGTACTCGATCTACGGACTCGGCAGGTGCTCGGCTACAGCCTGTCCGAACGGATGCCCGACGATCTGGTACGGCAAGCGTTCCTCAATGCCTGGTCGGCCTCGCCGGTCGGTGCCGGCGTGCTGTTCCACTCCGACCGCGGCAGCCAGTACGCAAGCGGCGATTTCGGCAAGACGCTGGCCACGCACGGCTTCGTGCCGAGCATGAGCCGCAAGGGCAACTGCTGGGACAACGCCGTCGCCGAGAGCTTCTTCGCCACGCTCAAAAACGAAGAGGCCACCGGCGTCTACGAGACCCGGGCCGCTGCCCACGCTGCTATCGCCAGCTACATCCATGGCTTCTACAATCCCACGCGCTTGCACTCGGCGCTTGGATACCTGTCCCCCAACGACTATGCCAAGACACTGAAGCAAGCCACGTAACCCGCTGCTTCTTGGCGTCCGTTCTTAGGGAGCAGGTTCAACCGCGACGTGCCCCAGGAAGAGGTCGCCCTCATCACCGGGCATTCGCTGAGCAAAAAGGTGCCTTTCCTGCAGGACTACTACCTCCACAAGCGGCCGGACCGGATCCTCGTGAAGCAAGCACGGGCCTTGGAATTGTATCGGCCGTCGGTTGAGTTGCCGAAGTATCAGGCGGGGCAGTTCAAGGAGCGGTTGCGGGATAAAAAGAAGTTCTATCCATAGGGCGTAATATTTCGCCGCATCCCGAAAACGCAGAAACCGGCGTTTCGAGAAAGATGTAGCCACATTGAAAAGGGAGGAGGAACACGCCCTCCTCCCCCTTTTTTCATTACTTCTCGTGGAAGTGATGGTTGTTCAAGCTAGGAGGGAACCGGTCCCCCTTTTGGACATGGCGGTCATTGCCAGTGCCAGCGTATTTATTGTCTACGTCGCTGTATTGCCCGTAGGTTCCAGTCTTAGGGCATTCCTGCCCAGACCAATAATTTCCACCAGCCATAACAAACTCCTTCTGCTAGATGTTGGTAAAACAATCCGTCAGAGACCCTCCCTGACCAAGTCAGGATGCGTGACGCAAGTCTCATTTCGCGAGACAAAACGTCAGGCTAGCCTTTAGTCGGCTCTGAAGAACCCCCTTCAGCGGATGACGGCCGCGACGGCTGCTGGTGATTTCGCCATTGGCAGCGGCATGATCGCTCTGAGCCAGGCACCTAAAAGCGCGCTCCAGGCATCAGCCAGCGCAGGTTGTAGCAGGTGGCATAGAACACGGCGTTGTAAGCATCGCCGTGCGCGCCTTTGAGCCAGCAGCAGTCAGCCAGGCCAACGGATGGCGCAGGCCGAGTCTCGCTCTCCAGGCGGGAACGGGACAAGTCCTCGGCGTGACGGCTCTCAACCACAGGAAGGCGGTTCTTCAGGAACAAATCATTAAGGGTCAAGCCCTCTTTCATATCTTAAAGGATCTTTTTCAGTCTCTTACTTGAAAAAAATGGCTATAGTGGCTATAATTAAATTCCTTAAATTAATTGCGCTCTCATGTTCGATGTCGCGTTCGCTACTGTCCCGGAGCTTGTGGAGACCCTCGGCCAACGCCTGCGTGCCCAACGCATCGCGCAGTCCCTGACCCAGGCTGAGCTGGCCACGCGGGCCGGCGTGTCGGGCAGCGCCATCAAAACCCTGGAGTCCACTGGCATGACGACCCTGGAGACCATCGTGCGCGTCATCCAGGCCCTGGGTCTTGTCGGCGAGCTTGCCGACCTGCTCACCTTGAAGCCCACAACCAGTATCGCCGCGATGGAGAAGGCGCAGGCCGCGCAGCGGCAGCGCGTTCGCCATCCTCTCAAGTCTCTGCCAAAGGGCCGCCCATGAAGAAGCTCACCGTCTTCTACGAAGGCTGGGGCCAGCACTGGCCGCTGGGCACCCTGGCCGACGACGGGCGCCAGATCATCTTCGAGTATTCGGCAGACGCGCTTGCCAACGGCATCGAGTTTTCACCGAAACACCTGAAGCTGCGGCCCAAGGCCTACGGCCCGTTCCCGAAGGAAATAGGCTACCTGCCGGGCCTGCTCTACGACTGCCTGCCTGATGGCTGGGGTCAACTGCTGATGGACCGCCTGTTTCGCAAAGCGGGGCTGGACCCGGCGCGCGTCTCGCCCCTCGACCGTCTGGCCTTTATCGGCGAGCGTGCCATGGGCGCGCTCGCGTTCGTCCCGCCACAGAACGATGGTGCGGAAGCGGCCCACTGGAGCTTGCTGCAACTGGCGGAAGCGGCGCAAAACGTGGCCGACGACGACGTGGCCACTCTGCGCATGCTGGCCCAGGCTGGTGGCTCGCCGCACGGTGCCCGCCCCAAGGCGCTGGTCATGTTCGACGCCACGACCCGCATCGTGAGCACCGACGACGACGGCGCTGGCGAGCCCTGGCTAGTCAAGTTCCCTTCCCAATCGGAGCACCCCGAGGTCTGCGCCATTGAGCACGTCTACGCGCAGATGGCGCGCGAGTGCGGCATCGTCATGGGGCCGACCGAGTATTTCGACCTGGGCGATAACCTCGCCGCCTTCGGCACCCAGCGTTTCGACCGCGTGGGGCACCTGCGGGTGCCTGTGCATTCCCTGGCCGGCGCCCTGCATGCCGACTTCCGGATTCCCTGCCTGGACTATGAAACCGTGCTGCGCGCCACCGGCTTCTTCACCCAAAACGCACATGAGGTCATGGCCGCATTCCGGCTATGCGTGTTCAACGTGGTATTCAACAACAGGGACGACCACGCGAAAAATTTCTCGCTGCGGATGAACGAGGGGCACCGCTGGGACTTCGCGCCAGGCTACGACCTTACCTTCAACCCCGGCCCAGGCGGCTACCACCAGACTTCGGTGATGGGCGAGGCGCTCGCGCCTGGCAGAACCCACCTTCTAGCCCTGGCGGCTAAGTTGGGCCTGCGTCTTCGCGAGGTGGAGCAAATCATCGACCGAACCTGCGCCGTCTCAGAAGGATTGGCCACAGCACTGAGCGACGCCAAGGTGCGGCGCGAGACAGTGTGCGCCATTGCGGATGCCGTCGCCAGCAATGTGCGGCGCTGTAGCGGCGCTTAGGGCATGCATCAATTGCTCGGATAGGCGATCGACGGCTGCGTCGCCCCAAGAGAGGCGACGTAGTCGGGAAAGCGTCAAGGGAGCGGGGCTGCATGCGTGGCATCCCCATCGCAAAGCTCCTCTTGGGCTCTGGTTTCCTGGAGTTCGTGGAAGACACGAAAGCGACGTGCCCCCCTCGGCGGTTTCCCCTTATCTCTGCTGGCGTGAACCGGAAGACCGGAAAAATGAAGGCGCGTTACAGCCAGCAGTTCGTGGTGGACTTCGGCCGCTATCTAGGGCCACACGCATCTCCGCTCGAACTGAACCGCCCCGGGAATCCCGGAGGCTCCATTACTTGAGAAGATGGAGCGATGAGCAGAGCAAGCAAGTTCTCCCCGGAGATCCGGGAACGGTCGGTGAAGATGGTCCTGGAACACCAGGGCGAGTACGACTCGCAATGGGCAGCAATGGTGTCGGTGTCGGCCAAGGTGGGTTGCACGGCCGAGACGCTACGGGGCTGGGTGAGGCAGCACGAGCGCGACGTTGGCAAGCGCGAGGGGATGACGAGCACCGAGAAAGAGCGCATCAAGGCGCTTGAGCGCGAGGTTCGCGAGCTGCGTCAGGTCAACGAGATCCTGCGCAAGGCGTCGGCCTATTTTGCGCAGGCGGAGCTCGACCGCCCCTTCAAGCGATGAAGCAGTTCATCGATGAGCAGCGTGATGTTCATGGGGTCGAGCCGATCTGCAGAGTGCTGCCGATCTCCCCATCGACCTACCACGCGCACGCGGCCAGCAGGGCCGATCCGCAGTTGCGCTGTGCACGCGCGAAGACCGACGAGGCGTTGGCGGCGCAAGTCCAGCGTGTGTGGGACGACAACTTCAAGGTCTACGGTGTGCGCAAGGTCTGGCGGCAACTGCGACGCGAACAGTTCGACGTGGCGCGCTGCACCGTGCAGCGGTTGATGAAGCGGCAGGGCTTGCGGGGCATCATGCGAGGCAAGCCCGTGCGCACGACGGTGAGCGACCCGAAGGCGCCGTGCCCACGGGATCATGTGAAACGGCAATTCAAGGCCGATCGGCCGAACGCGCTGTGGGTCAGCGATTTCACGTACGTGTCGACGTGGCAAGGATGGATCTATGTCGCCTTCGTCATCGACGTCTTCGCCCGTCGCATCGTGGGCTGGAAGGCGTCGTCCTCGATGCAGACGGACTTCGTGCTCGACGCGCTCGAACAGGCGCTCTACGCGCGCAAGCCGCTCGGCCCGGATCGCCTGATCCATCACAGCGACCGAGGCGTCCAGTACGTGTCGATCCGCTACACAGAGCGGCTCGTGGAAGCCGGCCTGGAGCCCTCGGTAGGCAGCGTGGGGGACTCCTACGACAACGCGCTGGCCGAGACCATCAACGGCCTCTACAAGGCCGAGGTGATCCATCGCATGTCGTCCTGGCGCACGCGCGAGGAGGTCGAGTGGGCCACGCTCAACTGGGTCGACTGGTTCAACCACCGTCGATTGCTGGAGCCGATCGGGAATATCCCACCGGCCGAGGCTGAGGCCAACTACTATTCCCACTCCCATGAGTCCTCCATGTCGGCGTGACTCAAACCAAGGGGTCTCCGGAAAACCCGGGGCGGTTCACTGACGACAATTACAGGTTGCCACAAAGATCGCGGACGTGCGATCAGTTGAAGGCTGATCACAGCATCAGAAAACTCTTACGCAAACCTAAGAGTTCGCCTTGCATGGCCTTTACTTCTTGCAAGTCGAATAGGCTTTTTTCTCAAAATCCCCATCCAGTCGCACGCTCTCCTTCAGCTTATCAATCGCACGGCAATCAGGGATACACCCATTGACCGGGAACGAGTAAATTTCCTTTTCTTTATTCAATTGGTTCAATGCCCACCAAACACGCCCCTCCCCCGCTCGGAAACGCACAGCGTCTTCATCCCCAAGCTTCGCGACAAGCAGATCATTTTTATCTTCCGCATATTGGAGGTCAAGCGCCTGCAGGCCCCCATAAACAGCCTTTTCACTGACCGAGCAACCAACTCCATTGACCAATATGGCAAAAACAAAAACCGACAATAAAATTGTTTTCACTTTCACTTCCCACCCCTATATTAATGCCCTGGGTTATAACTTGAGAGACCAGAAGGAATTCTGCCACCCCTGGGTATAAGGTAATAGCCGCTCTTAGCATCACTGCCCAACAAGTTCATGAATGTGCTGCCTGGAAGTATAGAGTCACCAGCATCAATGCCAATGCCGCTTAGCCCCGCCTCAACTGTTGTCGCGCAATTACTAGAAAAAACGTGGTAAGGATTTTTTGCATCGCTCTTTATTTTTTCAATCAGCTCGCTTTCTTGTTCGCGCGTAGTTTTAAGAGTAACCACTTCCACAAACCTATCACTCAGCTGATCTGAAATGTATTCATCAAAACTTGAACCCCAGTCATGCTTGGTCCCTCGACTATAAATGCCACGCCCCGTTACCGCGACAGCTATGTGACCGAAAGGGTTTCCCGGCGCCGATCCCGACAATATTACTGCCGTATCTAAACCGTAGTGGTCTACCGAGCCTACTGGACTACCTTGCACGTAAGCATAAGTGCTGATTCCGCCACGCAGTCCAATCGGATCACTCTGTCCATAGCGGCCCGTGCTCGTATCGTAGTCCCGGTGATAGTTCTGATTGAGCCCCGTCGCACCGTCATAGCGCTGCCCCGGGAAGCGCATCCCGAACACGAAGGCCGTGCCGTCGCGATCGGGATCCTGGTCCGGCTGCGTGTTGCCAAAGGCCTCGCCCTTGATGTCCCACTTCCAGATCGCCACGTCGCGCACCGGGTCGATGACCGTCCGCGGCGCGCCGAGGTGGTCCGGCTGCACATAGTTCAAGGCGGTGCCGGCTAACACGCCCACCGGCAGGTCGTCGAGCCAAATGGCCCGCTGGAGCGCCTTGCCGTTGCCGTCGTAGTCGCCCAGCCAATGGCCGGCTTCGTCGTAGACCGTGTAGGTATTGGTCGTGCCGAGGAAGCGGCGTACCTGCTCACCGCAGTCGTTGTAGCGATACTCCATTGCCAACGTGCCGCTGCGCTTGGCCTGGCTCATGCGCCCGGTCGCATCGTAGGCGAACTCGCGCGCCGTCCCGTCGATGGCCGTGGTGTTGCCAGCGGCGTCGTAGCTGCGTGCAGCGCCAGCTACGCTCGCCAGGCGGTGGCTGTCGGTCGGGTAGCTGTAGGTCTGGGTGCCGCCGTTGACCTGGGCGCTGAGCCGGTTGCCGGTGGCGTCGTAGCTGTAGCCGTCGATCACCGTGCCGGTCGGGCCGTCCTTGAAGGCGGTCAACCGGTCCAGGTTGTCGTAGCCCAGGCTGACCACGGGTGCCGTATTGCCCGGCGCGGTCAGCGCGGTGAGGTTGCCGACCGGGTCGAAGGCGAAGCCGATGTTGAGGCCGTCGCTGCGGCTGTCCTGGATCGCCTGCGGGCGGTAGTCCTGGTCGAGCACGCGCTGCAATGGCCGGCCGTTGCCGTAGGACCAGCCGGCGCTGGGGCCGAACGGGTAGTAAGTCGCGCCGCCGAGCAGCTTCTGCCGCGTGCCACCTGCGACCGTGACGCCGACTTCCGTCGCCTGCCCGAGCGCATTGCGCACGTAGTCCACCACCGCACCGTCCGGATACGTCACCCGGCTCAGGCGGCCGCCCTTGGTGTAGGCATAGCGCACGGTCAGCGCCTTGCCGTTGGTGGTCTGCACCTTGCGCACCACGCGCCCGAAGCGGTCGTAGCAATACTGGGTCAGGCCGCTGCCGTCCTGCAGCTTGCTCAAGCGCCCCAGCGCGAAGGTCTCGCCGGCAGCACAGACGGCCTGGCTTGCATCGTAGGTGTAGGTCGCGATCAGCGCCTTATCCGCGTAGGTCGCTTTGGCCAGGCGGCCGAGCGCGTCGTAGACGTAACTGGTCTTGGTGCTGCGCGCGTCGGTCTGGGTCGCGAGGTTGCCGGCGCTGTTGTAGGTGTAGCTGGTCACGCCGGTGTCGGGACTGGTCAGCTTGAGCAGATCGCCCAGGCCGTTGTATTGGTAGCTCGTGGTCAGGCCCTTGGGATCGGTGACCTTGGTGGTGCGGTCCAGGGCGTCGTATTCGAACTGGGTCTTCGCAGCGATGCCGCCAACGTCCTGCAGGGCCTGCTTGACCCGGTTCAGCGGGTCGTAGTCGGTCTGCGTTTTGCGCTTGAGCGCATCGGTCACCAACTGCACATTGCCATTGCTGTCGTAGGTGAAGTCGGTGGGATCAGCCTCGGCAGTGGCCTGCGTCGCCAGTTGGCCGAGCTTGTTGTAGATCCGCGACAGCGTGTGCTTGAGCGTGCCGGATGCGTCCTTGGTGTCTTCCTTGGCCCGGTTGCCGGAGGCGTCCAACGTGTAGTGGATGCTGTTGCCGGCACCATCGGTCACGTCGGTCAGGCGGTGCGCAGCGTCGTAGCCGTAGGTGACGAACGTTCCGTCGGGGTCGGTCACCTTGCTGATGTTGCCCACTTCATCGTAGGCCACGACCGTGGTCTGGTCCTGGTCAGACGGTGTGCCATCCGCGTTCGCGCGCAGCGTGCTCGATGCCGCCCAGCCGCGTGGCGTGTAGGTGAGGTCGCGGATCAGACCATTGGCGTCCTGGGTGCGCGTCGGACGGCCATTGCGGTCGTAGGCCACATAGGTCGTGGCCCGACCCAGCGCATCGACCACCTGATACAGGTCCCCCACCCGATGGCAGGCGCCACCGGCATTGGCACAGCCGGATTCGTCGGTGGTCAGGTAGTAGCGGTAGGTGGTGGTGTCGGCGACATCCGTGCGCGGGCCGTCTTGGCTCAGCACCAGGCCGATTTGTGGGCACTGCGTGCCGTCGACGGTATCGCAATAGCTGGTCAGCCACTGGCGCACGCCGGCAGGCGCCTTGGCCGCGCTGCCGCAGCTGTAGCTCATGGCCGCGGACACCGACGGATCGGCCGAGCAGCGCGCGGTTTGCTGACCGCGTGTGTTGTAAGCCCATGCCGTCTTGGCCACGGCCTTGCCGGCGGCATCGAGCACTGTGCGGGTCAGCGGGACACGCAAGCCGGCGTTCCAGGTGGTGTTCGTGGTGCGCTGCTGTGCCGTGCCGGACGCATCGACCTGCTGGGTCAACAGCCCACCAGCGGCATAGGTGGTCTTGGTGACCGTGCCCTTGAAGTCCGTCGCCGATGCCGGATACCCGTTGTCGTCGT includes these proteins:
- a CDS encoding IS3 family transposase is translated as MRYAFVARERTHYPIRMLCRVLAVSVSGFHGDLHRRDRPDPEAALRADLRTLHAGSRGTYGRPRMVRALRACAHAVGHKRVARLMREEGLRGKTKGRFTPRTTDSRHGRPVAENRLDRQFAVDSTVPAWAGDITYVPTREGWLYLATVLDLRTRQVLGYSLSERMPDDLVRQAFLNAWSASPVGAGVLFHSDRGSQYASGDFGKTLATHGFVPSMSRKGNCWDNAVAESFFATLKNEEATGVYETRAAAHAAIASYIHGFYNPTRLHSALGYLSPNDYAKTLKQAT
- a CDS encoding helix-turn-helix domain-containing protein, with the protein product MFDVAFATVPELVETLGQRLRAQRIAQSLTQAELATRAGVSGSAIKTLESTGMTTLETIVRVIQALGLVGELADLLTLKPTTSIAAMEKAQAAQRQRVRHPLKSLPKGRP
- a CDS encoding transposase; the encoded protein is MQRITRRRYTDDFKAQAIALAESIGRAKAARQLDMSVKTLGNWVDAARAGRPCSSPSRKPVSEVESELAQLRAENATLKMEREILKKATAFFARESK
- a CDS encoding type II toxin-antitoxin system HipA family toxin, which gives rise to MKKLTVFYEGWGQHWPLGTLADDGRQIIFEYSADALANGIEFSPKHLKLRPKAYGPFPKEIGYLPGLLYDCLPDGWGQLLMDRLFRKAGLDPARVSPLDRLAFIGERAMGALAFVPPQNDGAEAAHWSLLQLAEAAQNVADDDVATLRMLAQAGGSPHGARPKALVMFDATTRIVSTDDDGAGEPWLVKFPSQSEHPEVCAIEHVYAQMARECGIVMGPTEYFDLGDNLAAFGTQRFDRVGHLRVPVHSLAGALHADFRIPCLDYETVLRATGFFTQNAHEVMAAFRLCVFNVVFNNRDDHAKNFSLRMNEGHRWDFAPGYDLTFNPGPGGYHQTSVMGEALAPGRTHLLALAAKLGLRLREVEQIIDRTCAVSEGLATALSDAKVRRETVCAIADAVASNVRRCSGA
- a CDS encoding DUF6531 domain-containing protein: MLKDEAMPNPYVRAARRFGGASLLLLAGAMVAFPSVAVTPKRQYGPPYVGDSSNGSQSFATVNEAVQFVIDGAIRVCQSNGCEKPPVFTVSYSDGFAAASVYSNGHWWGDVYANDKISGEGQPVKNTGSCNTMCTGGLGQAGDNTGPHGSSGNAALKQGGVHRGTAFEGDPINTATGNFFRQDTDYDSPTWLTLRRFYNSKTFVTSVALGKQWRHSFERKLDLMLSSVANGGSRIDVQRPDGGVERFRPNNEAWTPDPDIADSLTERHDSAGVLLGYSLAVAATQQTEIYDTAGLLRSVFDRMGQTVLTLDYSDLPPVAGTKPPPNLLQRVTDAGGRTLSFAYDSNNRLRTVTLPDGGTLTYGYDSTGNLTSVQYPDGKTRQYVYNEASLTSNKSQPTALTGVIDEKGVRFETTRYASSGNAIASSFAGNVDAITVEYSASTSNWATPATVTSPLGTQVYLTYTDSGYGSLKPTGAGVPCGEQCNQPWDALTYDDNGYPASATDFKGTVTKTTYAAGGLLTQQVDASGTAQQRTTNTTWNAGLRVPLTRTVLDAAGKAVAKTAWAYNTRGQQTARCSADPSVSAAMSYSCGSAAKAPAGVRQWLTSYCDTVDGTQCPQIGLVLSQDGPRTDVADTTTYRYYLTTDESGCANAGGACHRVGDLYQVVDALGRATTYVAYDRNGRPTRTQDANGLIRDLTYTPRGWAASSTLRANADGTPSDQDQTTVVAYDEVGNISKVTDPDGTFVTYGYDAAHRLTDVTDGAGNSIHYTLDASGNRAKEDTKDASGTLKHTLSRIYNKLGQLATQATAEADPTDFTYDSNGNVQLVTDALKRKTQTDYDPLNRVKQALQDVGGIAAKTQFEYDALDRTTKVTDPKGLTTSYQYNGLGDLLKLTSPDTGVTSYTYNSAGNLATQTDARSTKTSYVYDALGRLAKATYADKALIATYTYDASQAVCAAGETFALGRLSKLQDGSGLTQYCYDRFGRVVRKVQTTNGKALTVRYAYTKGGRLSRVTYPDGAVVDYVRNALGQATEVGVTVAGGTRQKLLGGATYYPFGPSAGWSYGNGRPLQRVLDQDYRPQAIQDSRSDGLNIGFAFDPVGNLTALTAPGNTAPVVSLGYDNLDRLTAFKDGPTGTVIDGYSYDATGNRLSAQVNGGTQTYSYPTDSHRLASVAGAARSYDAAGNTTAIDGTAREFAYDATGRMSQAKRSGTLAMEYRYNDCGEQVRRFLGTTNTYTVYDEAGHWLGDYDGNGKALQRAIWLDDLPVGVLAGTALNYVQPDHLGAPRTVIDPVRDVAIWKWDIKGEAFGNTQPDQDPDRDGTAFVFGMRFPGQRYDGATGLNQNYHRDYDTSTGRYGQSDPIGLRGGISTYAYVQGSPVGSVDHYGLDTAVILSGSAPGNPFGHIAVAVTGRGIYSRGTKHDWGSSFDEYISDQLSDRFVEVVTLKTTREQESELIEKIKSDAKNPYHVFSSNCATTVEAGLSGIGIDAGDSILPGSTFMNLLGSDAKSGYYLIPRGGRIPSGLSSYNPGH
- the glgX gene encoding glycogen debranching protein GlgX, with the protein product MRHPTSAVYATPSRIRQGRPFPRGAVFDGQGTNFALFSAHATRVELCLFDASGTETRLDLPEYTNEIWHGYLPDAKPGQRYGYRVHGPYAPSEGHRFNPNKLLLDPYAREIEGDLIWADELYGYTVGHADGDLSFDERDSAPFMPKCVVVEDTYDWGDDARLLTPWSDTLVYETHVRGYTMRHPQVPQELRGTCAGLAQEPVLRYIKELGVSAVELLPVHAYLDDQHLLDKDLRNYWGYNTLGFFAIKSRYLASGHRDEFRDMVKAMHRQGLEVILDVVYNHTAEGSELGPTLSFRGIDNASYYRLAEDKRYYINDTGTGNTLNLSNSRVIQFVNDSLRYWAGEMHVDGFRFDLATILGREPTGFDQRGGFLDACNQDPLLSEVKLIAEPWDCGPGGYQVGHFPPGWSEWNDKFRDNARAFWKGDDGMLAEFATRFTGSADLFDRRGRRPWASVNFITAHDGFTLRDLVSYNEKHNDANGEDNRDGSSNDGSCNHGEEGATDNAGILQLRERQMKNLLATLLLAQGTPMLLAGDERAQSQGGNNNAYCQDNEITWLDWHNDPTEGRLTAFVQALSALRKRYPILTRGRFLNGQYNEQAGVRDLTWLNPGGAEMEDAHWTDAGARAVGLLLEGKAQTSGVKELANDDTLLIVVNAYHEGVNFTLPASEEELHWKLVLSTDEALQIDSMPAGASDFLAPPRSVSVFECQVPQPA
- a CDS encoding IS3 family transposase (programmed frameshift), which codes for MSRASKFSPEIRERSVKMVLEHQGEYDSQWAAMVSVSAKVGCTAETLRGWVRQHERDVGKREGMTSTEKERIKALEREVRELRQVNEILRKASAYFCAGGARPPLQAMKQFIDEQRDVHGVEPICRVLPISPSTYHAHAASRADPQLRCARAKTDEALAAQVQRVWDDNFKVYGVRKVWRQLRREQFDVARCTVQRLMKRQGLRGIMRGKPVRTTVSDPKAPCPRDHVKRQFKADRPNALWVSDFTYVSTWQGWIYVAFVIDVFARRIVGWKASSSMQTDFVLDALEQALYARKPLGPDRLIHHSDRGVQYVSIRYTERLVEAGLEPSVGSVGDSYDNALAETINGLYKAEVIHRMSSWRTREEVEWATLNWVDWFNHRRLLEPIGNIPPAEAEANYYSHSHESSMSA
- a CDS encoding CsbD family protein, with the translated sequence MDKNRTEGAKNQVKGTVKEAVGKVTGNKLKEVEGKLQKGAGKVQSAVGKARDNARN